One window from the genome of Nitrosospira multiformis encodes:
- a CDS encoding cob(I)yrinic acid a,c-diamide adenosyltransferase encodes MGKRLTKIYTRTGDDGTTGLGDGTRSAKESLRIEAIGTVDELNSCIGVLLAENIEEGVRLKLENIQHDLFDLGGDLSIPGRSSMSEAQVSRLENQLDEYNSTLTALKEFILPGGARAAALCHVARAVCRRAERWLVRMARSEAMIPFHIQYLNRLSDFLFVLSRVLNRQQGVEDVLWQPGKNRVPDPV; translated from the coding sequence ATGGGTAAACGGCTAACAAAGATCTATACCCGCACGGGCGATGACGGTACCACAGGCCTGGGTGATGGTACGCGATCCGCCAAAGAGAGTTTACGTATCGAAGCTATCGGCACCGTGGATGAGCTTAACAGCTGCATCGGCGTGCTGCTTGCAGAAAATATCGAGGAAGGAGTGCGCCTAAAACTGGAAAATATCCAGCATGACTTGTTCGACCTGGGGGGCGATCTAAGCATTCCCGGGCGGAGCAGCATGAGTGAAGCGCAGGTAAGCCGGTTAGAGAACCAACTCGATGAGTACAATTCCACACTGACCGCCCTTAAGGAATTCATACTTCCCGGTGGCGCTCGCGCAGCCGCCCTTTGTCACGTCGCGCGCGCCGTATGCCGTCGTGCGGAGAGATGGTTGGTCAGGATGGCTCGAAGCGAAGCAATGATCCCATTTCACATCCAGTATCTCAACCGCCTGTCAGACTTTCTATTCGTGCTGAGCCGTGTTTTGAATCGTCAGCAAGGGGTGGAAGATGTGCTATGGCAACCAGGAAAGAATCGTGTGCCGGATCCTGTCTAA
- a CDS encoding YqaA family protein — MDEQASLLALFTSSFLAATLLPGGSEAVLFGVLTAYPELYWSALGVASVGNTLGGMSSYAIGLFLPDEKAFFEKSGGNLRGLAWVRNYGSPILLLAWVPIIGDLLCVAAGWLRINWILAMLFMAAGKFARYWAIAAAISP; from the coding sequence ATGGATGAGCAAGCCAGCCTGCTGGCGCTATTCACCAGCAGTTTTCTTGCGGCCACGTTGCTCCCCGGTGGCTCGGAAGCTGTCCTATTCGGCGTTCTGACCGCTTATCCCGAGCTTTACTGGTCTGCTTTGGGAGTCGCGTCGGTGGGCAATACCCTGGGTGGCATGAGTTCGTACGCTATCGGGCTCTTTTTACCCGATGAGAAAGCATTTTTTGAAAAATCCGGGGGTAATCTGCGCGGCCTGGCGTGGGTGCGTAACTACGGCAGTCCGATACTCTTGCTAGCGTGGGTGCCGATTATCGGCGATCTGTTGTGTGTTGCCGCGGGGTGGCTTCGGATCAACTGGATATTGGCAATGCTGTTCATGGCTGCCGGAAAGTTTGCGCGTTACTGGGCAATCGCGGCGGCTATCAGCCCGTAG
- a CDS encoding bifunctional riboflavin kinase/FAD synthetase, with product MRVSRGIPVQAEAPVALTIGNFDGVHLGHQAMLVRLKEAANRLDLTACVMIFEPHPREFFAPDQAPTRLTSLREKLELLAAAGVDRVQVCRFNFDFARISAEDFIVRILRQGLAVRWILVGDDFRFGARRAGDFTMLKSFSAECGFEVEEMPAYTVNGLRVSSTAVREALAEGNLDLVGRLLGRPYGISGRVVSGDRLGKKLGFPTANIQLKHNRPPLSGIFAVEVEGGLRGAAASSLPGAIRGVASLGVRPTVHEDGRPVLEVHLFDFDQEIYGRHLRVHFLHKLRNEEKFPDLETLTQQIARDVEEAKHYFTLHPSTFSAGIEKPFT from the coding sequence ATGCGTGTTTCCCGAGGCATCCCCGTTCAGGCAGAAGCTCCCGTTGCGCTGACCATAGGCAATTTCGATGGGGTGCATTTGGGTCATCAGGCGATGCTCGTTCGGCTGAAGGAAGCGGCTAACCGGCTTGATCTTACCGCTTGTGTGATGATTTTTGAGCCGCATCCGCGCGAGTTTTTCGCGCCGGATCAGGCGCCCACGCGGCTTACCAGTCTGCGGGAGAAGCTGGAGTTGCTGGCGGCGGCAGGCGTGGATCGGGTGCAGGTATGCCGTTTCAATTTTGATTTCGCCAGGATCAGCGCGGAGGATTTCATTGTCCGCATCCTGCGGCAGGGGCTTGCCGTCAGATGGATTCTGGTGGGCGATGATTTTCGCTTTGGCGCACGCCGCGCCGGTGATTTCACTATGCTGAAATCGTTTTCCGCCGAATGCGGTTTCGAAGTAGAAGAAATGCCCGCCTACACCGTGAATGGATTGCGGGTTTCGAGCACGGCGGTTCGGGAGGCTTTGGCGGAGGGGAATCTGGACCTTGTTGGGCGTCTGCTGGGACGGCCCTATGGTATCAGCGGACGGGTGGTGAGTGGCGACAGGCTTGGCAAGAAACTTGGCTTCCCCACCGCCAACATCCAATTGAAGCACAATCGGCCTCCGCTGTCGGGCATCTTCGCGGTAGAAGTCGAAGGGGGACTCCGTGGCGCCGCGGCTTCATCTTTGCCGGGAGCAATCAGGGGTGTAGCCAGTCTGGGCGTCCGCCCGACCGTGCATGAAGATGGCAGGCCGGTACTGGAGGTCCACTTGTTCGATTTCGATCAGGAAATTTACGGCCGTCATTTGCGCGTACATTTTCTGCACAAACTGCGGAATGAGGAAAAATTTCCTGATCTGGAAACGCTCACACAACAGATAGCGCGAGACGTGGAGGAAGCAAAACATTACTTTACTTTGCACCCTTCCACGTTTTCCGCTGGAATTGAAAAACCTTTTACATAG
- a CDS encoding acyltransferase family protein, which yields MPLVDALKAIACLLIVLHHLAAYGPMSEIAYPLFPGLIDGLYEYGRMAVQVFFVIAGFLFAGKHAPGGTLLVARPVQAIKQRYFRLVVPYLAALILAIGCAAVARSWMVHDSIPDAAEPFQFLAHAFLLHDLLDQEALSAGVWYVAIDFQLFAVTVILLWLSGKIQSGYPNLKAAGPILITGLTLASLFAFNRDTSLDETAFYFFGSFGLGILIYWASSRQQSLWLLLLLIVIVVAALLVDFRSRIAVAGIVMLTLGLARQYRSVLENFPLPNFLSTLGRISYSIFLVHFPLCLIVNATFFRLFPNQPVMNAFGMILALCISILGGALFFKWVESGWNRPAYFWRRSKERGVSVG from the coding sequence ATGCCCCTTGTGGATGCCCTCAAGGCCATCGCCTGCTTATTAATTGTGTTGCATCACCTGGCGGCCTATGGCCCCATGTCGGAGATCGCATATCCGCTGTTTCCTGGTCTGATCGACGGGCTTTACGAATATGGAAGAATGGCTGTACAAGTTTTTTTTGTCATTGCGGGCTTTTTGTTTGCCGGGAAACATGCGCCAGGCGGGACATTACTTGTGGCCCGCCCCGTTCAAGCCATCAAACAACGCTACTTCAGACTGGTCGTACCCTATCTCGCCGCCTTAATCCTGGCGATCGGATGCGCGGCCGTTGCAAGAAGCTGGATGGTCCACGACTCCATCCCGGACGCGGCTGAACCCTTCCAGTTTCTGGCACATGCATTTTTGCTGCACGATTTGCTCGACCAGGAGGCGCTATCGGCAGGTGTCTGGTACGTGGCGATCGATTTTCAATTGTTCGCCGTTACCGTGATTCTGCTCTGGCTATCAGGGAAAATCCAGTCCGGATACCCGAACCTGAAAGCAGCTGGTCCGATCCTGATTACCGGCTTAACTTTAGCCTCACTGTTCGCATTTAACCGGGATACGTCCCTGGATGAAACCGCTTTCTATTTCTTCGGGTCATTCGGTCTCGGCATTCTGATTTATTGGGCTTCGAGCAGACAACAATCTCTCTGGCTCCTCCTGCTGCTGATTGTGATCGTGGTAGCGGCCTTGCTGGTGGACTTCCGTTCCCGGATAGCAGTTGCAGGGATTGTAATGCTGACGTTGGGCCTTGCCAGGCAATATCGCTCCGTACTGGAAAATTTTCCCTTGCCGAATTTTCTAAGCACTCTCGGACGTATTTCCTACTCGATATTCCTGGTTCACTTCCCCCTGTGCCTGATTGTCAATGCAACATTCTTTCGCCTTTTCCCGAATCAACCTGTCATGAATGCATTCGGGATGATTCTGGCCTTATGCATTAGCATCCTGGGTGGCGCTCTATTTTTCAAGTGGGTGGAGAGCGGATGGAACAGGCCTGCTTATTTCTGGAGGAGAAGTAAGGAGAGGGGTGTTTCTGTGGGCTAG
- the prmC gene encoding peptide chain release factor N(5)-glutamine methyltransferase, translating to MQQITILQALHQARRDIGDTDARMLLQSVLAASHAHLAAHPEHELTAEQAQSFRLLTARRAHGEPVAYLMGKREFYSLDFDVTPAVLIPRPETELLVDLALERLPPDHPCKVLDLGTGSGAIALTIAKHRPLADIVAVDSSAGAVAIAKINARQLNASNVRIIETDWFDGVSGERFDLIVSNPPYVADGDPHLTQGDLRFEPRMALTEGAGDDGLDCIRFIITSAPRYLAADGTLLFEHGYDQAEACRHLLGEAGFHSVLSRSDLAGIPRVSGGRFGSFSQETARM from the coding sequence ATGCAGCAAATCACCATATTGCAAGCGCTCCATCAAGCGCGACGAGACATTGGCGATACCGACGCACGCATGTTGCTGCAAAGTGTGCTCGCCGCCAGCCATGCCCATCTTGCCGCCCACCCCGAGCACGAGCTTACCGCGGAACAAGCGCAATCCTTTCGCTTATTGACGGCACGCCGTGCTCATGGCGAACCGGTCGCCTATCTGATGGGAAAACGTGAATTTTACAGCCTGGATTTCGATGTTACACCAGCGGTACTCATTCCCCGGCCTGAAACCGAGTTACTGGTGGATTTGGCGTTGGAACGGCTTCCTCCGGATCATCCTTGCAAAGTTCTTGACCTGGGGACCGGGAGTGGCGCCATCGCACTGACCATCGCCAAACATCGCCCGCTTGCTGACATCGTGGCGGTGGATTCCTCAGCCGGTGCCGTGGCTATCGCCAAAATAAATGCCAGGCAGCTCAATGCAAGCAATGTACGCATCATTGAAACCGACTGGTTCGATGGAGTGTCCGGGGAAAGGTTCGATCTTATCGTTTCCAACCCCCCGTATGTCGCCGATGGTGACCCTCATCTCACTCAGGGCGACTTGCGTTTCGAGCCTCGCATGGCGCTCACGGAAGGAGCGGGTGACGACGGTCTTGACTGCATTCGCTTCATCATTACGTCCGCTCCCCGTTATCTGGCTGCGGATGGTACGCTGCTGTTCGAACATGGCTACGATCAGGCGGAAGCATGCAGGCATCTGCTGGGTGAAGCGGGTTTTCATAGCGTGCTTTCCCGTTCCGATCTGGCAGGCATACCGCGGGTCAGTGGCGGACGGTTTGGAAGTTTCTCGCAAGAAACTGCTAGAATGTAA
- the grxD gene encoding Grx4 family monothiol glutaredoxin, with translation MNTQETIKQQVTTHPVVLYMKGTPQAPQCGFSAHAVKVLNACGVDNLFSVDVLTEPEIRQGIKEYSSWPTIPQLYINGEFVGGSDIVTEMYQSGELQKLLQK, from the coding sequence ATGAATACGCAAGAAACCATCAAACAGCAGGTGACCACTCATCCCGTGGTGCTCTATATGAAGGGTACGCCGCAAGCCCCTCAGTGCGGCTTCTCCGCCCATGCCGTGAAAGTTCTGAATGCATGCGGGGTGGATAATCTTTTCTCGGTGGATGTGCTTACCGAGCCGGAAATCCGGCAGGGCATCAAGGAGTATTCCAGCTGGCCGACTATTCCGCAGCTTTATATCAACGGTGAGTTTGTCGGCGGTTCCGACATCGTGACAGAAATGTACCAGAGCGGTGAACTACAGAAGTTACTTCAGAAATGA
- the lspA gene encoding signal peptidase II, which yields MKLRVSLIVASIVLVLDFVTKRWVESALFYGEHIPLTSFFNLVLAYNAGAAFSFLSDAAGWQRWFFSAIATGASVLIVYLLRKHAAEKLFCVALSLVLGGALGNLWDRITLGHVVDFLDFHVGGYHWPAFNVADSAIFIGAMLLIVDSFRRKE from the coding sequence ATGAAACTTCGAGTCAGCCTGATCGTGGCTTCGATCGTACTGGTGCTGGATTTTGTCACCAAACGCTGGGTGGAATCCGCTTTGTTTTATGGCGAGCATATTCCATTGACCAGTTTCTTCAACCTGGTGCTGGCGTATAACGCGGGCGCGGCGTTCAGCTTCCTGAGTGACGCAGCCGGCTGGCAGCGCTGGTTTTTCAGCGCGATAGCAACGGGGGCCTCGGTGCTGATTGTTTATCTGCTGCGCAAACATGCGGCCGAGAAGCTATTTTGTGTTGCGCTAAGCCTGGTGCTGGGCGGGGCACTGGGTAACTTGTGGGATCGCATTACGCTGGGTCACGTGGTGGATTTCCTGGACTTTCATGTCGGCGGCTACCACTGGCCCGCGTTCAACGTAGCGGATTCCGCGATTTTTATCGGCGCCATGTTGCTGATCGTCGATAGTTTCCGGCGTAAGGAATAG
- the prfA gene encoding peptide chain release factor 1: MNKSIAAKLTQLSVRLEELNRLLSSETITANLDNYRKLTRERAEIAPVVELYDAYLQSERDIQTAQEMCGDAEMRDFADAEMREGKERLTQIGAELQKQLLPKDPNDERSIFLEIRAGTGGDESALFAGDLFRMYARFAERQRWQVEIISQSPSEAGGYKEIIAKIIGNGAYSKLKFESGGHRVQRVPVTETQGRIHTSACTVAVMPEADEIMDVVLNPAELRIDTYRASGAGGQHINKTDSAVRITHLPTGIVVECQDGRSQHKNKAQAMSVLAARIRDKQTQEQQSKQAATRKSLIGSGDRAGRIRTYNFPQGRITDHRVNLTLYKIEQIMDGDLSELCSALMSEHQAEQLAAMGE, from the coding sequence ATGAATAAAAGTATCGCTGCCAAGCTCACGCAGCTCAGCGTGCGCCTGGAAGAGTTGAATCGTCTGCTGAGTAGCGAAACCATCACCGCTAATCTCGATAATTATCGTAAGCTCACGCGTGAGCGTGCGGAGATCGCGCCGGTGGTGGAGCTTTACGACGCCTACCTCCAGAGCGAGCGCGATATTCAAACCGCGCAGGAAATGTGTGGCGACGCCGAGATGCGCGACTTTGCCGACGCCGAAATGCGCGAGGGTAAAGAGCGGCTCACACAGATCGGGGCGGAACTGCAGAAACAATTACTGCCCAAAGACCCTAACGACGAGCGCAGTATTTTTCTGGAAATCCGTGCCGGAACAGGCGGGGACGAGTCCGCATTATTCGCGGGCGATTTGTTTCGCATGTATGCGCGCTTCGCGGAGCGCCAGCGCTGGCAGGTGGAAATTATTTCGCAAAGTCCGTCTGAAGCGGGCGGGTACAAGGAAATTATCGCCAAGATCATCGGTAACGGCGCCTATTCCAAACTCAAGTTCGAATCAGGCGGTCATCGTGTGCAACGTGTGCCTGTTACCGAGACGCAGGGCCGTATCCACACTTCCGCCTGTACCGTCGCGGTAATGCCCGAGGCGGACGAAATCATGGACGTGGTACTGAATCCGGCGGAATTAAGAATTGATACCTACCGCGCCTCCGGCGCGGGCGGCCAACATATCAACAAGACGGATTCCGCGGTGCGCATCACTCACTTGCCGACCGGTATCGTGGTCGAGTGCCAGGATGGACGCTCGCAGCACAAAAACAAAGCGCAGGCGATGAGCGTTCTGGCCGCGCGAATCCGCGATAAGCAAACGCAGGAACAGCAGAGCAAACAGGCGGCTACCCGTAAATCGTTGATCGGCAGCGGCGACCGCGCGGGACGCATTCGTACCTATAACTTTCCGCAGGGTCGAATAACCGATCACCGCGTCAATCTCACGCTTTACAAGATCGAACAGATCATGGATGGAGACTTGAGTGAACTGTGTTCAGCGCTCATGTCCGAGCATCAGGCGGAGCAATTGGCGGCGATGGGCGAGTAG
- the epsA gene encoding XrtB/PEP-CTERM-associated transcriptional regulator EpsA, with amino-acid sequence MTYRMDHLSTLSAEHLNRYQRIITEAIGIRRHSELLAWLQGELQHYLPHEILIAAWGNFTENLICYDIVSALPGVRTEYSDPRTLTPLLQGLFNRWVELGKSPYTLGAGDSGFLLEEGDLQCSLGKALQGMRSLLVHGLTDERSNQDCLYVIFSLERKLHNSLGAMQILLPYLDTALSQVTPLVHPESNAPVLTAQPKDGEYWGLSKREIEIMNWVRIGKTNLEIAAILGISVSTVKNHLQHIFKALNVATRMQAVIKVTEGRKRDS; translated from the coding sequence ATGACCTACAGAATGGATCATCTCTCCACTTTATCCGCCGAACATCTCAACCGTTACCAGCGGATCATTACGGAAGCGATCGGCATACGTCGGCACAGCGAGTTGCTGGCATGGTTACAGGGAGAACTGCAACACTATCTGCCGCATGAAATCTTGATTGCCGCGTGGGGTAATTTCACGGAAAATCTGATTTGTTATGACATTGTTTCAGCATTGCCCGGGGTCAGAACCGAATACTCCGACCCGCGAACACTCACGCCGCTGCTGCAAGGATTGTTTAATCGCTGGGTCGAACTGGGAAAATCGCCGTATACACTCGGCGCCGGTGACTCCGGTTTCCTGCTGGAAGAAGGCGATCTTCAGTGTTCCCTCGGCAAAGCATTGCAGGGCATGCGATCTTTACTGGTACATGGCCTGACGGACGAGCGGTCAAACCAGGACTGCCTTTATGTCATCTTCAGCCTGGAAAGAAAACTTCACAATTCGCTTGGCGCAATGCAAATTCTGCTGCCTTATCTTGACACGGCGTTAAGCCAGGTTACGCCCCTTGTTCATCCCGAGTCTAATGCGCCGGTATTAACAGCTCAGCCGAAAGATGGAGAATACTGGGGGTTGAGTAAGCGCGAGATAGAGATTATGAATTGGGTAAGGATAGGCAAAACCAATCTGGAAATTGCCGCTATTTTAGGCATAAGCGTATCTACGGTTAAAAATCACCTGCAGCATATCTTCAAAGCACTTAATGTCGCTACTCGAATGCAAGCTGTTATAAAGGTTACAGAGGGCCGCAAGCGGGATAGCTGA
- the ileS gene encoding isoleucine--tRNA ligase, with translation MTDYKKTLNLPDTPFPMRGDLAKREPAMLKAWQEKKLYQRIREACQGRPKFVLHDGPPYANGDIHIGHAVNKILKDIIVKTKTLAGFDAPYVPGWDCHGLPIEHQIEKKHGKNLPADKVRALCRAFAQEQVTRQKADFIRLGVLGDWDNPYLTMNYRTEAGIIRALGKIQRSGFLYQGQKPVNWCIDCGSALAEAEVEYEDKTSPAIDVGFEVIGSHAQNAGDPPPHPLAAAFGISLPENTKVYAVIWTTTPWTLPANQAVSVHPDFDYALVETPRGLLILAADMAQACLERYGLHGETLATCKGAALEGTPLNHPFNGQEVPIICGGHVTLEAGTGLVHTAPAHGLDDYFIGQKYGLSNDSPVDDDGKFIAATPVVGGLFVWKANDVVIDTLRDSGHLLHMEKIQHSYPHCWRHKTPIIFRSTPQWFIGMGQDNWAGSSPQEKTLRELALNAVEATQFYPAWGKARLEAMIKNRPDWCVSRQRDWGVPMAFFVHRETGALHPRTEELLEQVAQRVEEHGIEAWFSLDAAELLGEEAQDYKKLPDTLDVWFDSGTTHDTVLKPNAQLKYPADLYLEGSDQHRGWFQSSLLTGCVIDARAPYDALLTHGFVVDGHGHKMSKSKGNVIAPQKVMDNSGADILRLWVASTDYSGELSISDEILKRVVESYRRIRNTLRFLLANLADFDPATDAVAVEQWLEIDRYMLAFTKELQDELTQCYQRYEFHLAVHRLHNFCSEDLGGFYLDILKDRLYTAAAKGIPRRSAQSVLYHIAHSLVRLFAPILSFTAEEVWEHLTGSAADSVLLHTWHEFPSQSDETVLIERWTRLRELRSLVQRQLEDSRGRGEIGSSLAAAVEIHIGGEDFLLLDSLGDDLRLVIVTSEARVIRSETPQNAEVAVTPCTHPKCERCWHYRQDVGIDSGHPTICGRCVSNLFGSGEARRYA, from the coding sequence ATGACCGATTATAAAAAGACGCTAAACCTGCCTGACACGCCTTTTCCCATGCGCGGCGATCTTGCCAAGCGTGAACCCGCCATGCTCAAAGCCTGGCAGGAGAAGAAGCTTTATCAAAGAATCCGCGAAGCCTGCCAGGGCCGTCCCAAATTCGTGCTGCATGACGGACCGCCTTATGCCAATGGCGATATACACATCGGCCATGCGGTCAACAAAATCCTCAAGGATATTATCGTCAAAACCAAAACGCTGGCTGGCTTCGATGCCCCTTATGTACCGGGCTGGGATTGTCACGGGCTGCCGATCGAGCACCAGATTGAGAAAAAACACGGCAAAAATCTGCCGGCAGATAAGGTACGCGCGCTGTGCCGCGCTTTTGCGCAGGAGCAGGTGACACGGCAGAAAGCGGATTTTATCCGGCTTGGTGTGCTGGGCGATTGGGATAATCCTTATCTCACCATGAATTATCGCACCGAGGCAGGCATTATCCGTGCGCTGGGGAAGATTCAAAGAAGCGGGTTTCTCTACCAGGGCCAGAAGCCCGTCAACTGGTGCATCGATTGCGGCTCCGCACTGGCGGAGGCAGAGGTCGAATATGAAGACAAGACGTCGCCAGCGATTGATGTCGGCTTTGAGGTCATTGGTTCCCATGCTCAAAATGCCGGAGATCCTCCCCCGCACCCGCTAGCTGCGGCTTTTGGCATATCCCTGCCGGAGAACACCAAGGTATACGCAGTCATATGGACTACCACGCCGTGGACGCTACCCGCCAATCAGGCGGTGTCGGTACATCCCGATTTTGACTATGCGCTGGTGGAAACGCCTCGCGGATTGCTCATACTGGCCGCCGATATGGCACAAGCCTGCCTTGAACGCTATGGGCTGCACGGGGAAACGCTCGCAACGTGCAAAGGCGCGGCGCTGGAGGGCACTCCGTTGAATCATCCCTTCAACGGACAGGAGGTACCTATTATTTGTGGCGGGCACGTAACCCTGGAAGCCGGGACAGGCCTGGTGCACACGGCGCCGGCACATGGGCTGGACGATTATTTTATCGGCCAGAAGTACGGCCTTTCCAATGATAGCCCGGTGGATGACGACGGCAAATTCATCGCCGCCACACCGGTCGTTGGCGGATTATTTGTATGGAAAGCCAACGATGTGGTGATCGATACCCTCAGGGATAGCGGGCACCTGCTGCATATGGAAAAGATCCAGCATAGCTACCCGCACTGTTGGCGGCACAAGACCCCCATCATTTTCCGGTCCACGCCGCAGTGGTTCATTGGTATGGGCCAGGACAACTGGGCGGGCAGTTCTCCTCAGGAGAAAACGCTGCGGGAACTCGCTTTAAATGCCGTGGAAGCCACGCAATTTTATCCCGCATGGGGTAAGGCCCGCCTGGAAGCGATGATCAAGAACCGGCCCGACTGGTGCGTGTCGCGCCAACGGGACTGGGGCGTGCCGATGGCATTTTTCGTGCATAGGGAAACTGGGGCTTTGCATCCGCGCACTGAAGAATTGCTGGAGCAAGTTGCGCAGCGTGTCGAAGAACATGGGATAGAGGCATGGTTCAGCCTGGATGCGGCGGAGTTACTGGGGGAAGAAGCGCAAGACTACAAGAAACTTCCGGATACGCTGGATGTGTGGTTTGATTCCGGGACCACGCACGATACGGTTCTGAAGCCCAATGCCCAGCTCAAATACCCGGCTGACCTTTATCTGGAGGGCTCCGACCAGCATCGCGGATGGTTCCAGTCCTCGCTTCTGACGGGTTGCGTGATTGATGCGCGCGCACCTTATGATGCATTGCTCACCCACGGTTTCGTGGTGGATGGCCATGGTCACAAGATGAGTAAATCCAAAGGGAATGTCATCGCTCCGCAAAAGGTAATGGATAACTCGGGAGCGGATATTCTGCGGCTATGGGTGGCATCCACCGATTATTCCGGCGAGCTTTCCATTTCGGATGAAATCCTGAAACGAGTAGTGGAGAGTTATCGGCGCATACGTAATACGCTGCGTTTTCTTCTCGCCAATCTGGCTGATTTCGATCCCGCTACGGATGCGGTGGCGGTGGAACAATGGCTGGAGATAGACCGCTATATGCTGGCTTTCACCAAAGAGCTTCAGGATGAACTGACGCAGTGTTATCAACGTTACGAATTCCACCTGGCGGTTCACCGCCTGCATAATTTCTGTTCCGAGGATTTGGGTGGTTTCTATCTGGATATCCTCAAGGATCGGCTATATACCGCTGCCGCCAAAGGTATCCCGCGTCGCTCGGCACAAAGTGTGCTGTATCACATCGCCCATAGCCTGGTTCGCTTATTTGCGCCCATCCTCAGCTTCACCGCTGAAGAAGTATGGGAGCATTTGACAGGCAGCGCCGCCGACAGTGTTCTGCTGCACACTTGGCATGAATTCCCATCGCAATCGGATGAAACGGTATTGATAGAGCGCTGGACCCGGCTTCGCGAACTGCGCTCGCTGGTGCAAAGACAATTGGAGGACTCGCGCGGCCGGGGGGAAATCGGTTCATCGCTTGCTGCCGCGGTAGAGATTCATATCGGCGGAGAGGATTTTCTGCTGCTCGATTCGCTGGGTGACGATCTTCGACTTGTCATCGTCACCTCCGAGGCGCGCGTGATCAGATCGGAGACGCCGCAGAATGCAGAAGTTGCTGTCACCCCATGCACTCATCCAAAATGCGAGCGTTGCTGGCATTATCGCCAGGATGTGGGAATCGATTCCGGCCATCCCACGATCTGCGGCCGGTGTGTATCCAATCTTTTTGGTTCGGGCGAGGCTCGGCGATATGCCTGA
- the hemA gene encoding glutamyl-tRNA reductase, with translation MQLFAFGINHQTAPLDVREQVSFPEDAMERALQDFVGRRPVREAAIVSTCNRTEVYCSTEKPEEATHWLADFHHLQARELEPYLYKLPREKAVKHAFRVASGLDSMVLGEPQILGQLKSAVKSAEHAGTLGMLLHKLFQRTFFVAKEVRSSTEIGANSVSMAAAATRLAERIFGDIGEQRVLFIGAGEMIELCASHFAARHPKRITVANRTSERAQVLAHRFNAQAITLNELPEQLALHDIVVTCTASTLPILGKGMVERAIKARKHRPIFMVDLAVPRDVEPEVAELDDVFLYSVDDLADIVKEGLDSRQGAVAQAEAIIDSNVINFMHWLESRELVPTIRALRDQAERYRRHELERARKLLAKGEDPQKIMESLSNGLTNKFLHIPSYALNHAAAEERDDLVDLINRLYHLHRPE, from the coding sequence ATGCAGCTATTTGCCTTTGGCATTAATCATCAGACCGCGCCGCTGGATGTCCGCGAACAGGTTTCGTTCCCGGAAGATGCGATGGAGCGCGCGCTGCAAGATTTTGTGGGCCGCCGTCCGGTAAGAGAAGCTGCAATCGTTTCAACCTGCAATCGCACCGAGGTTTATTGCAGTACCGAGAAACCGGAAGAGGCAACGCACTGGCTGGCGGATTTCCATCACTTGCAGGCGCGCGAACTGGAACCGTATCTCTATAAGCTGCCGCGCGAAAAAGCGGTTAAGCATGCCTTTCGGGTGGCCAGCGGACTGGATTCCATGGTGCTGGGTGAACCGCAGATACTCGGCCAATTAAAGAGTGCGGTGAAGTCCGCCGAGCACGCCGGCACGCTCGGAATGCTGTTGCACAAGTTGTTTCAGCGTACTTTCTTCGTCGCCAAGGAAGTTCGCAGCTCTACCGAGATCGGCGCGAATTCCGTTTCCATGGCCGCGGCCGCTACGCGGCTGGCGGAGCGGATTTTTGGCGACATCGGTGAGCAGCGCGTATTGTTTATCGGAGCGGGGGAAATGATCGAGTTATGCGCCAGTCATTTCGCCGCACGCCATCCGAAGCGCATCACCGTAGCCAACCGCACGAGTGAACGCGCACAGGTTCTGGCGCATCGTTTCAATGCGCAGGCCATTACTCTGAATGAGCTGCCTGAGCAATTGGCACTGCACGATATTGTGGTGACCTGTACCGCGAGTACGCTGCCCATACTGGGTAAGGGCATGGTGGAGCGTGCGATCAAAGCGCGCAAGCATCGCCCCATTTTCATGGTGGACTTGGCAGTGCCGCGAGATGTGGAGCCGGAAGTGGCGGAACTGGATGATGTATTTCTCTACTCCGTGGACGATCTGGCCGACATTGTCAAAGAAGGATTGGATTCACGCCAAGGCGCGGTAGCCCAGGCCGAGGCGATTATCGACTCGAACGTGATCAATTTCATGCACTGGCTGGAGTCGCGCGAGCTGGTTCCCACCATCCGCGCATTGCGTGATCAGGCCGAACGATATCGGCGCCATGAGCTGGAGCGGGCCAGGAAGCTTCTGGCCAAGGGCGAAGACCCGCAAAAAATCATGGAATCCCTGAGTAATGGCCTGACCAACAAATTTCTGCACATTCCCTCTTACGCGCTCAATCATGCCGCGGCGGAAGAACGTGACGATCTCGTCGATCTGATCAACCGCCTGTACCACCTCCACCGTCCAGAATGA